Part of the Oncorhynchus masou masou isolate Uvic2021 chromosome 18, UVic_Omas_1.1, whole genome shotgun sequence genome, AACTCCACGAGAAAACAGACAAGTGCAAACACGACGTTcagaaggtgagacagagaggttCAGGGTCTGGCAAATGGAAGATAGAGCAACAAAATGACATGACAACCTTTTCTGTACAAATGTATGAAAAGGTAAGACTTTACACGATGCCATTTGACGTTCTCCATATCAAACAGGAGAAAATTCCATGTTATCTAGTGTCATTCCATCTGTTTTAAAACATATATGGTGCTATTAAcaccatagtgtgtgtgttattgcaGTATACTACCGTAAGTACATTCATCTGTTTCTGTTAGCGGCTTAAGTGAAATAAGCTGTGAAAAACAGAATCAATGCAGTGTGGCAGATTACTCTAGTGATCAGACAGGACATtcatttaatttaactaggcaagtcggttaagaacaaattcttatttacaatgacggcctaggaacggtgggttaactgccttgtttatgggcagaacgacagatttttaccttgtcagctcagggattcgatccaggaccttttggttactggccccatgctctaaccactagtctacctgccaccacAATCATCCATGAAGGTTGATCTCCCACTCTATTCACAGAGCTCTGGTAACAAAAGAGCAGAAATGTTTGCACTGCCTATTGTTGATTATAATGATGCATGACATCTATCTGCAGTAACACAGCTCTTCTCACCTCTTTTGGATGAAATACACTGTGTCCAACTCCTCGTGTTGTCCTTATCATCCCCCCGGCtaaggagaagtatgagaagtcTCTCTCAGAGCTGATATTGTCCTTATCATCCCCCCGGCtaaggagaagtatgagaagtctctgtcagagctgatattgtccttatcttccccccggctaaggagaagtatgagaagtctctgtcagagctgatattgtccttatcttccccaggctaaggagaagtatgagaagaagtctctgtcagagctgatattgtccttatcttccccccggctaaggagaagtatgagaagtctctgtcagagctgatattgtccttatcatcccccaggctaaggagaagtatgagaagtctctgtcagagctgatattgtccttatcatcccccaggctaaggagaagtatgagaagtctctgtcagagctgatGTTGTCCTTATCTTCTCCCCGGCtaaggagaagtatgagaagtctctgtcagagctgataTTGTCCTTATCTTCTCCCCGGCTAAGGAGCAGTATGAGAagtctctgtcagagctgataTTGTCCTTATCATCCCCCAAGCtaaggagaagtatgagaagtctctgtcagagctgatattgtccttatcttcctccaggctaaggagaagtatgagaagtctctgtcagagctgataTTGTCCTTAACATCCCCCCGGCtaaggagaagtatgagaagtctctgtcagagctgataTTGTCAGGAgaagcgaacagttttgactaggctgatattgtccttatcatccccaggctaaggagaagtatgagaagtctctgtcagagctgataTTGTCCTTATCAGTCTCTTTGATATTGGCTtaaggagaagtatgagaagtctctgtcagagctgatattgtccttatcttccccaggctaaggagaagtatgagaagtctctgtcagagctgatattgtccttatcttccccaggctaaggagaagtatgagaagtctctctcagagctgatattgtccttatcttcccccaggctaaggagaagtatgagaagtctctgtcagagctgatattgtccttatcttcccccaggctaaggagaagtatgagaagtctctgtcagagctgatGTTGTCCTTATCTTCCTTTGGGCtaaggagaagtatgagaagtctctgtcagagctgatattgtccttatcatccccccgtttaaagagaagtatgagaagtctctgtcagagctgatattgtccttatcttccccccggctaaggagaagtatgagaagtctctgtcagagctgatGTTGTCCTTATCTTCCTCCAGGCtaaggagaagtatgagaagtctctgtcagagctgatattgtccttatcatccccccgtttaaagagaagtatgagaagtctctgtcagagctgatGTTGTCCTTATCTTCCTCCGGGCtaaggagaagtatgagaagtctctgtcagagctgatattgtccttatcttcctccaggctaaggagaagtatgagaagtctctctcagatcagatattgtccttatcttcctttgggctaaggagaagtatgagaagtctctgtcagagctgatattgtccttatcttcccccaggctaaggagaagtatgagaagtctctgtcagagctgatattgtccttatcttcctttgggctaaggagaagtatgagaagtctctgtcagagctgatattgtccttatcttcccccaggctaaggagaagtatgagaagtctctgtcagagctgatattgtccttatcttcccccaggctaaggagaagtatgagaagtctctgtcagagctgatattgtccttatcatcccccaggctaaggagaagtatgagaagtctctgtcagagctgatattgtccttatcttcccccaggctaaggagaagtatgagaagtctctgtcagagctgataTTGTCCTTATCATCCTTTGGGCtaaggagaagtatgagaagtcTCTGTCAGCTGATATTGCTGATGAGAagtctctgtcagagctgataTTGTCCTTATCTTCCCCCAGGCTAAGGAGAAGTGATGAAGAGAGCTGAGTCTTATCTTCCCCAGGCTCAGAagtctctgtcagagctgatattgtccttatcttccccaggctaaggagaagtatgagaagtctctgtcagagctgatattgtccttatcttcccccaggctaaggagaagtatgagaagtctctgtcagagctgataTTGTCCTTATCATCGTTTGGGCtaaggagaagtatgagaagtctctgtcagagctgatattgtccttatcttcccccaggctaaggagaagtatgagaagtctctgtcagagctgatattgtccttatcttcccccaggctaaggagaagtatgagaagtctctgtcagagctgatattgtccttatcttcccaggctaaggagaagtatgagaagtctctgtcagagctgataTTGTCCTTATCATCCCCCAGGAGCtaaggagaagtatgagaagtctgtcagagctgatattgtccttatcttccccaggctaaggagaagtatgagaagtctctgtcagagctgatattgtccttatcttccccaggctaaggagaagtatgagaagtctctgtcagagctgatattgtccttatcttcccccaggctaaggagaagtatgagaagtctctgtcagagctgatattgtccttatcttcctccaggctaaggagaagtatgagaagtctctgtcagagctgataTTGTCCTTATCAGGAGAAATGAGAGTCTCTGTCAGAGCTGAAGTCTCTGTCAGAGTCTCTGTGATGATGTTGTCCTTATCTTCCTCCAGGCtaaggagaagtatgagaagtctctgtcagagctgatattgtccttatcttcctccaggctaaggagaagtatgagaagtctctgtcagatctgatattgtccttatcttcctttgctaaggagaagtatgagaagtctaaggatattgtccttatcttccccaggctaaggagaagaagtctctgtcagagctgatattgtccttatcttccccaggctaaggagaagtatgagaagtctctgtcagagctgatattgtccttatcttccccaggctaaggagaagtatgagaagtctctgtcagagctgatattgtccttatcttccccaggctaaggagaagtatgagaagtctctgtcagagctgataTTGTCCTTATCATCCCCCAAGCtaaggagaagtatgagaagtctctgtcagagctgatattgtccttatcttcctccaggctaaggagaagtatgagaagtctctgtcagagctgataTTGTCCTTATCATCCCCCGGCtaaggagaagtatgagaagtctctgtcagagctgatattgtccttatcatcccccaggctaaggagaagtatgagaagtctctgtcagagctgataTTGTCCTTATCATCCCCCCGGCtaaggagaagtatgagaagtctctgtcagagctgatattgtccttatcatcccccaggctaaggagaagtatgagaagtctctgtcagagctgatattgtccttatcttcctttgggctaaggagaagtatgagaagtctctgtcagagctgatGTTGTCCTTATCTTCCTCCGGGCtaaggagaagtatgagaagtctctgtcagagctgatattgtccttatcttccccccggctaaggagaagtatgagaagtctctgtcagagctgatGTTGTCCTTATCTTCCTCCGGGCtaaggagaagtatgagaagtctctgtcagagctgataTTGTCCTTATCTTCCCCCGCTAAGGAGAAGTATGCtaaggagaagtatgagaagtctctgtcagagctgatattgtccttatcttcctccaggctaaggagaagtatgagaagtctctgtcagagctgatattgtccttatcttccccaggctaaggagaagtatgagaagtctctgtcagagctgatattgtccttatcttcctttgggctaaggagaagtatgagaagtctctgtcagagctgatattgtccttatcttccccaggctaaggagaagtatgagaagtctctgtcagagctgatattgtccttatcttcccccaggctaaggagaagtatgagaagtctctgtcagagctgatattgtccttatcttcccccaggctaaggagaagtatgagaagtctctgtcagagctgataTTGTCCTTATCTTCCCCAGGCTAAGGAGAAGTATAGTCTCTGTCAGAGAAGTCCTTATCTTCCTCCAGGCtaaggagaagtatgagaagtctctctcagagctgatattgtccttatcttcccccaggctaaggagaagtatgagaagtctctgtcagagctgatattgtccttatcttcccccaggctaaggagaagtatgagaagtctctctattgtccttatcttcccccaggctaaggagaagtatgagagtctctgtcagagctgatattgtccttatcttcctttgggctaaggagaagtatgagaagtctctgtcagagctgatattgtccttatcttccccaggctaaggagaagtatgagaagtctctgtcagagctgataTTGTCCTTATCTTCCCCCAGGCTAAGGAGAAGTCAGATGAGAAGTCTCTGAGAAGTCTCAGAGCTGATATTGTCCTTATCTTCCCCCAGGCtaaggagaagtatgagaagtctctatcagagctgatattgtccttatcttcccccaggctaaggagaagtatgagaagtctctgtcagagctgataTTGTCCTTATCATCCCCCTGTCtaaggagaagtatgagaagtctctgtcagagctgatattgtccttatcttcccccaggctaaggagaagtatgagaagtctctttcagagctgatattgtccttatcttcccccaggctaaggagaagtatgagaagtctctttcagagctgatattgtccttatcttcccccaggctaaggagaagtatgagaagtctctgtcagagctgatattgtccttatcttcccccaggctaaggagaagtatgagaagtctctgtcagagctgatattgtccttatcttcccccaggctaaggagaagtatgagaagtcTCTTTCAGAGCAGATATTGTCCTTATCTTCCTTTGGGCtaaggagaagtatgagaagtctctgtcagagctgatGTTGTCCTTATCTTCCTCCAGGCtaaggagaagtatgagaagtctctgtcagagctgatattgtccttatcttcccccaggctaaggagaagtatgagaagtctctgtcagagctgatattgtccttatcttcccccaggctaaggagaagtatgagaagtctctgtcagagctgatattgtccttatcttccccaggctaaggagaagtatgagaagtcTCTTTCAGAGCAGATATTGTCCTTATCTTCCTTTGGGCtaaggagaagtatgagaagtctctgtcagagctgatGTTGTCCTTATCTTCCTCCAGGCtaaggagaagtatgagaagtctctgtcagagctgatattgtccttatcttcccccaggctaaggagaagtatgagaagtctctgtcagagtctgtcagagctgatattgtccttatcttcccccaggctaaggagaagtatgagaagtctctgtcagagctgatattgtccttatcttcccccaggctaaggagaagtatgagaagtcTCTGTCAGAGCTGAGTGCTGTCACTCCCCCATACCAGGAGAGCATGGAGCAGGTGTTTGACCAGTGCCAGCAGCATGAGGTCAAGAGACTCACCTTCCTCAAGGAGATCCTGCTGGACATCAAACGCCACCTCAATCTCACTGAGAACCAAAGGTCAGTGACTGGTGTTATCCTCTATCGTCCCATACATACTGTAGCCCATCCTGCTGTATTAAATCACCTCCATCAACCTTTCCTCCCACATGGCCTTTGAATTGAAAGGTTATAGAGGAAAAACATGTCTGTCTTCAATTTCAGTTGGTACAGTACATATACGTATGTACATATTATCAACTTGGAGTCATCTACACAACAGCAAATCTGCCTTGAAAAGATTTCTACATTAGTGTATCTAATATAGTCAGAATACCTTCATTACAGTATTGATCTCTTCTTTAAGCGCTCATCGGCATTCCTTTTTGTTATTAGTCGAGTCTACGGATTAGTTGAAATATTACATTCAGAGGGAATTTACTCCAATGTGCTTATGATGTTGCTTTCATTACAGTTCCTGTCAAATAGATTAGTTTCAACACATTTCAGTCTTTCAGAGTCACAACACCAATTATACAGAGGATGCAGTTAATGACATTTCAGCCAAATTGCATCATGTCAGAGTGAACTCTTGTCATATTCTTGACTGTGGATCAAATTGCATGTGATACAAAGCCAGGTTCCATGGTGGTTGGAATAAGGAGTTAATTCAAGCTGTTTCCTGGATGCATAGTCTTGGTTTCTGATCTGAATGGAGGATGAGTATAGGCTTTTATAATGTGGTGTGGAGTACTAACATGGGCCTTTCAGCCACAGTATTGGTGAAAACCCATGAATCAACCACAGACAGGGTAATGGTAAGCTAATCGCTTAAAACCCAGTCCTCAGCTCCCTCTAATACAGTTATGCAAATACAGACAGTGTCCCAGTGACAGCGGTGAAAAGAGAAAAATCACTTTTATGTGCTGTGAATGCATTTGAATCGTCCATTTTATTGTTCATTATAGCAAGCATCTTACTCCTCAATTCTTGGCAGTTTTATCACCATGAAATGTCGTCATTTGTTGGGCTGGACTTTCAGTTATTCTGTGTTTTTGTCTCCACCTTCTGGTGAAATAATATCCATCTGTCGAGACTCCACCTCACTACGCCAATTTTAATGCAAATGtactgtctgtgttctgtgtagcTTCACCTCATGCTATGAATTGACTGAATGGCTTTGTCTTTCAATTATTTCACCCTGTTCTGAGTAGTGGAGCTTCATAAACAACTAGAAACTCTACAGGAAACAGCACCATTAGTGCTGGACAGTTGGCGCTGGCAGCCCTAATGTGTTATTGTCCCATAAAAACTGGATGGTTCAagctctgaatgctgattggctgacagccatggtatatcagaccgtataccatcgGTATGAAAAAACAgtcagggctgtatccaggcactccacgttgcgttgtgcctaagaacagcccttagccgtggtgtattggtgatataccacaccccctcgggccttattgcttaattaaacaggctccttctctctctgcgtGTCACAATgtgctctctgtcctcctctccccagctatgGCACAGTTTACAGAGAACTGGAGCGCACCATCCTGGGTGCCAACACACAGGAGGACCTGCAGTGGTTTAGCAACCACCATGGCCCTGGCATGCATATGAACTGGCCCATGTTTGAGGTACTGCGGCCTATATACTCTGTAGTTCATTCATATACTTGCTTTTCAGGATTAATTACAATATGTAACAAAGGTTcaggtattttttttattaattccCCACAGATGCAAATATTGCTTTTTGTTACGACTTCTTAATACCATTTCTTATATTTGTAAGATTGTTGGTTTAGCCTACATTCTGATTTAAAAGGAAAAGTGAAGGACATTGGCCAGATCTGAGGCTCTGCTTCAGTATAGACTTTCAGAAGTATTAATCCTCTGCTCTGACCTCCAGGAGTACAACCCAGatgctactgctgctgttgttaAGAGGGAGAAGGTGCAGAAGCCGGCTGGGGCCCCACCGACCCCCAGCACTGACCATGTGGCACCACCTGGAGACCGTGGCAGGTGAGAGGACCACTCCACTGGTCAAACTACTactggcacaaacacacacacacacacacacacacacacacacacacacacacacacacacacacacacacacacacacacacacacacacaatgacatgcCAGGGTTCATATCGATATCTCCTATGATGccatatcatttgtttttctgtCTTCCTTCAATTGATCAGCATCAGCGCTGATCATGTGGCACCACCTGGTGACCGTGGCAGGTGAGAGGACCAAAACACTGATCAAACACCACTGCCAAACGCCTGCTATTGCCACACACACCTGCTACTGCCACACACACCTGTTACTGCCACACACACCTGCTACtgccacacacaccagctactgtCACACACCAGCTACTGCCACACACCAGCTACTGCCACACACCAGCTACTGCCACACACCAGCTACTGCCACACACCTGCTACTGCCACACACACCTGCTACTGCCACACACACCTGCTACTGCCACACACACCTGCTACTGCCACATACTCCAGCTACCGTCACACACCAGCTCCTGTCACACCAGCTACCGCCACACAAACCATCTTCCGCCACACACCAGCTACTGCCACCCACTTGGTATTGCCACACACCAGCTACTTCTGCCACACACCAGCTTCtgccacacacaccagctactgccacacacaccagctactgccacacacaccagctactgccacacacaccagctacagcCACACACACCTGCTACTGCcacacactgccacacacacCTGCTACTGccacatactcccacacacaccaGCTCCTGTCTGCCACACACACTGCTACTAGCTACTGCCACACACCAGCTACTGCACACACCAGCTACACACCTGCTACTGCCACACACACCTGCTACTGCCACATACCAGCTACCGTCACACACCAGCTCCTGTCACACACCAGCTacccacacacaccagctactgCCACACACCAGCTACTGCCACATACACCTGCTACTGCCACACACACCTGCTACTGCCAGCTACCGTCACACACCAGCTCCTGTCACACCCTGCACACTGCAGCTACTGTCACACACTGCTACTGCCACACACCAGCTACTGCCACACACCAGCTACTGCCACATACACCTCTACTGCCACACACCTGCTACTGCCACACACACCCAGCTCCTGTCACACCAGCTCCTGTCACACCAGCTACCGCCACACAAACCATCTTCCGCCACACACCAGCTACTGCCACACACTTGGTATTGCCACACACCAGCTACTTCTGCCACACACCAGCTTCtgccacacacaccagctactgccacacacaccagctactgCCACACACACCTGCTACtgccacacacaccagctactgccacacacaccagctacagcCACACACCAGCTACTGCCACACACTTGTTACTGCCACACACCAGCTACTGCCACACACACCTGCTACTGCCACACACCAGCTACTGCAACACCGGGACCTACCGTAGTCCAACTATTTAAATGGTATCATACACCCTGGGATCGAACATGATGCCATGACGTTTTTTGCAGTCTCCATATAATTAACTGGATtgattatttctgtatttcattgtcTGTTAATAACAGTTGCTCTAGTCTACGGTACAGCAATGTTTGTATTCTTGATAAAAATTCCCCAGATCAAACCCCTGTATCTTCCCTAACTCTTCCATTGCAGTGTGAGCAGCTATGAAAAGAACCAGGCCTACTCCACTGAGTGGTCCGATGACGATGCACCTGCAGCCTACTCAGGCGGTGAGACCAACGGGGGTGGAAATGGAAACTCCTTcgaggaagactctggcagtgCAGGGAAAGGGGGTGCTGGGACCGGGACTGCATCCGGGGTCCGAGTGCGTGCTCTGTATGATTATGACGGACAGGAACAAGACGAACTCACCTTCAAAGCTGGTAAGCAACGACAACACTTCACCATCTTTGACGTCTCTTCATTTTTGCTACAATTCATTTGCAGCTAAAACCTATTCTTGAGTCCAACAGTGTAAGACAAACTCTGTCATTGACACTATCAGTATCACATGGTGTATCATGGACAGGCTGGCTAGATAGGGGGGTGGAGATGAGGTCACAGGAAATGTCCCGCTATCTCTGTTCATCCCATTTTGAAGCCCCTCTATTCCTGGAGGAAGATAGTAGTGGTTTGTCAATAATGGCCATATTCCACTTCCTTCAATTACAGGCACCTGCTAGTTATTAGCAATTGTCTTCTGAATGTCCCTATGTTAGATGGTGTTAGTAGGGCCTTCATAACCACATGATGCACATCCTGCCTGATCTTTGCTAATAGTGACATGATAAAGGAAACGATGAAGGTGACCAGATGTACTATTGACCACGGAAAAGAGCATAGAATACATGTTGATTAAGGAGTAATGTACATATGTTCTTCACAGGTGATGAACTGACCAAGACTGAGGATGAAGATGACCAAGGCTGGTGTAGAGGTCGCCTGGATACAGGCCGAGAGGGACTGTACCCGGCCAATTACGTCGAGGAGATCTAATGACCCCAAAGGAGGAGGACATGCCATTGGAGGCAGCTCGGACTGTCTCATCCAATCGCACTGCACATAGCCAGAGACTTATGAGCAACATCCCTTGCCCAACAGATGCGCAAATCAGAGTCTTGCCTAAATAAAATcttagtatattagtagtatattatatTTATCCAGTATTTGGAGTGAGGAGGACATAAACACTAAAACAGGAGCAGCATTTATTCCAGAgtacacacactcaaacatactgtaacatcAAGCCAATGCAGGGACACATTTGTGTAGCTGTGTTCAATATAAAGATCATGCGGATGATTCAACGTTTTTGCAGTATATTCTCCTATAACAGTGTGACGATAATGTAACCAATTATATTTACCTGCCGGTTTAACCAGAACAAGCTACTCGGCCTGCGTTGTGTATATATGACACCGTTTTGTGTAGCAGTTTCGATGCTGTGTGTTCAGTCCTCCTCCTTACATTGGGAATGCTGTGTAGTGTTAAAAGTACCACAAAATGTATCCTAGATTTGATTATTTTCTCTTTTGTGATTTGGTCTCATCCCTTTTACCAGTTGTGCAGTGGTACAGTATCTgttgtctctgtttctcaattGGTTTGCAATAGCAGCATGTGCTATGCAACATGCATTCCCTTAACCTCCAAGCCATATTACGGCTACAAGATGCAACTAATCCCCTGATATGACCAATGCAGAGGACCAGAGTTCACcattagacacagacacagcattgGAATAACACCATGAGCTTGTGTCTGCCTTCATGCCCGGAAGTGGAGAGGCTGGAtagctgtttttctctctcttccccatcacCACCATTGAATCATAACGTCTCATTTCCATTTCATTGCGAGGTATTTGTAGAATATCTGTTCATTTGGATCTATTGCTGTGTTCTATCTAGAATACCTGTGAGGGAACATTTTAGGGTCAGTAGGCAAGGTATTATCACCAGCTTGCTTTGATTTAATCTGTCATGCTGACAAGAACGTTTTGGACAATTTGATTGTTCAGGTGAAGTATTCAGGCATATTTAATGTGAATTTAGTTGTTTTCCTGCTGTAGGGGGAAAACAGCATATAGGAAAAATGGCTTTGAACTATGTTACTGTTCGATGGTTGTCTCCTGGTAAAATAGGAACATCAATCTTGACAATACCATGCTGCAGATCCTTGTCTTAAAATGGAAACGTGGACATGAATGTACTATTGTAGGGGCATGGAAGGAGACAtgctgtatttaactaggcatgtttTGTTCCATTGTCATAGAGAACGATACCAGAAAAAAAGTGGTTTTGAGCCCCTTTACCTACTTAGGCCAAAGAATGACCGAAATCCGAAAATGCATAA contains:
- the LOC135504273 gene encoding protein kinase C and casein kinase substrate in neurons protein 1-like isoform X2 produces the protein MSGSYDESAAAADDAMDSFWEVGNYKRAVKRIDDGHRLCNDLMGCLQERAKIEKAYGDQLTAWSKRWRQLIEKGPQYGTVERAWLGVMTEAEKVSELHQEVKNGLLNEDLEKVKNWQKEAYHKQMIGGFKEAKEADEGFKKAQKPWAKKLKEMETAKKTYHMACKEEKLAATREADGKTQASVTTDQQKKLHEKTDKCKHDVQKAKEKYEKSLSELSAVTPPYQESMEQVFDQCQQHEVKRLTFLKEILLDIKRHLNLTENQSYGTVYRELERTILGANTQEDLQWFSNHHGPGMHMNWPMFEEYNPDATAAVVKREKVQKPAGAPPTPSTDHVAPPGDRGSVSSYEKNQAYSTEWSDDDAPAAYSGGETNGGGNGNSFEEDSGSAGKGGAGTGTASGVRVRALYDYDGQEQDELTFKAGDELTKTEDEDDQGWCRGRLDTGREGLYPANYVEEI
- the LOC135504273 gene encoding protein kinase C and casein kinase substrate in neurons protein 1-like isoform X1, with the translated sequence MSGSYDESAAAADDAMDSFWEVGNYKRAVKRIDDGHRLCNDLMGCLQERAKIEKAYGDQLTAWSKRWRQLIEKGPQYGTVERAWLGVMTEAEKVSELHQEVKNGLLNEDLEKVKNWQKEAYHKQMIGGFKEAKEADEGFKKAQKPWAKKLKEMETAKKTYHMACKEEKLAATREADGKTQASVTTDQQKKLHEKTDKCKHDVQKAKEKYEKSLSELSAVTPPYQESMEQVFDQCQQHEVKRLTFLKEILLDIKRHLNLTENQSYGTVYRELERTILGANTQEDLQWFSNHHGPGMHMNWPMFEEYNPDATAAVVKREKVQKPAGAPPTPSTDHVAPPGDRGSISADHVAPPGDRGSVSSYEKNQAYSTEWSDDDAPAAYSGGETNGGGNGNSFEEDSGSAGKGGAGTGTASGVRVRALYDYDGQEQDELTFKAGDELTKTEDEDDQGWCRGRLDTGREGLYPANYVEEI